Proteins encoded by one window of Vigna radiata var. radiata cultivar VC1973A chromosome 5, Vradiata_ver6, whole genome shotgun sequence:
- the LOC106760757 gene encoding probable serine/threonine-protein kinase roco9, with translation MYSFTVKPFFVPYFISSSSSSSSTSTSSSSISLASFSSRSLSSISFPRNSKYRGRFGLKVEAYDSSNNDASNPASAGDSKPPNGTLSKSRREILLEYVKNVQPEFMELFVKRAPQQVVDAMRQTVTNMIGTLPPQFFAVTITTVAENLAQLMYSVIMTGYMFRNAQYRLELQEGLEQVAALPDVQDKKDVPDYAPGTQKNVSGEVIRWNNVSGPEKIDAKKYIELLEAEIEELNRQVGRQSSNAQNELLEYLKSLEPRNLKELTSSAGEDVVFAMNTFIKRLLAVSDPSQMKTSVTETSAAELAKLLYWLMVVGYSIRNIEVRFDMERVLGTSPKLAELPPGENV, from the exons atgtATTCCTTCACTGTGAAACCCTTCTTCGTACCTTactttatttcttcttcttcttcttcctcttcaacttCTACTTCCTCCTCTTCAATTTCTCTCGCCTCCTTCTCATCTCGTTCTCTCTCATCAATTAGCTTTCCCAGAAATTCAAAGTACAGAGGAAGGTTTGGTCTGAAAGTTGAAGCTTATGATTCCTCCAACAACGACGCTTCTAACCCTGCAAGTGCTGGCGACTCCAAACCCCCTAATGGCACTTTG TCAAAGAGCAGGAGAGAAATTTTACTGGAATATGTTAAGAACGTGCAGCCAGAATTTATGGAATTGTTTGTGAAAAGAGCGCCTCAACAG GTTGTGGATGCAATGCGCCAAACAGTGACAAATATGATTGGAACACTGCCCCCTCAATTTTTTGCTGTAACAATTACCACT GTAGCTGAAAATCTTGCGCAGCTCATGTACAGTGTCATAATGACTGGATACATGTTCAGGAATGCACAATACCGTTTGGAGTTGCAAGAAGGTTTGGAACAAGTTGCTGCCCTGCCAGACGTACAAGATAAAAAG GATGTGCCAGATTATGCCCCTGGCACACAAAAAAATGTTTCAGGTGAAGTTATTCGGTGGAATAATGTTTCTGGGCCTGAGAAAATAGATGCTAAAAAGTACATTGAATTACTTGAAGCGGAGATTGAGGAGCTGAATCGTCAAGTTGGAAGACAATCTAGCAATGCACAAAATGAACTATTAGAATACCTAAAATCTCTCGAGCCTCGAAATTTGAAG GAGTTGACTAGTAGTGCTGGTGAGGATGTAGTGTTTGCTATGAATACGTTTATAAAACGTCTGCTGGCTGTTTCAGATCCTAGCCAAATGAAG ACTAGCGTGACGGAGACTAGTGCAGCTGAACTTGCTAAGCTGCTTTATTGGTTGATGGTGGTTGGGTACAGCATTCGCAATATTGAAGTTCGTTTTGATATGGAAAGAGTACTTGGCACTTCTCCAAAGCTGGCTGAATTGCCACCAGGTGAAAACGTTTAA